The genomic region AAAGGCAGTCAGCAGCGCCAGAGCGGGCGCTTGCCGCCCAGGAGTTGCGGCATGTCTTATGGGTGTGCAGCAGGCGCGAAGCTCAACCTCAATCGCTTAATCAGGTGGGATTCAAGCCCAAGATGCTTGGAAGCGCCAATATTAAGGAAGGGCCAGGTCGTCAGGGCATGCCTCCAGCCGGGCCTGTGGCAGGAAGCTACCAGCATGGTTAGCCACAATGGTAAGCAGGAAATCAGGAGCTGCCTGATTAACTCGGCCTAGGACCGCTGGATGGGTTTATTGGCTGTGACGGCAGGCACTGTCAGCCGGGCCTTGATATAGGCTTGTTCGGATTCAGACAGCATGGTGAGGGGCTTGTATTCGCAACTGACCTTGTTGAGCAGTTGGCTTGCCAAGGTAATCTCCTCGGCCTGGCTGGAAATGTTGCCGGCCACGATGTTGGTCAGGAAGACACCGCGTTCAGGTGCGCTCAGCATCAGTGCCTGCGGGAAATGGCAATTGCCTTGGCGCATGCGCTCTATGGCGCTGTACAGTTCCGCTACATGGTGGGGGCTGGCAACAACTGCTTCCTGTGCCACCGTGTTCCATAATTGGTGGCTGGAAGGGGATTTGTGCATCGGCGGCGTTTCCCGCAACATATACCATGACATGAACAAGGTGATCCCCAGCAGGCTGATGAAGCTGGCACTCATGCCGAAGTCCCGCAGTCTGCGCCAGCTGTGGTCACATTGCGCATGGATCAGTGCGTCGCTGGCAGTGCGGGCCTGGCGCAATGCCTGACTGCCAGGGTATCGCAACTCTTCCTTCAGTGCATTTTCCAGCATGATGAGGATTTGCTGGGCCAGTACTTCCGGAAGCTGGGCACCGCACGCCTTGGCCTGCTTGCTGAGATAGCGGGCCAGGCTGTCTTGCTGCCGTAGCAGTTCTTGCTCAATTTCCGGCAATGGCCGGGAGGACATGAGGGTCAGGTCGAAGATCTTCAACAGGCGCAATCGCGGCTTGCTCTTGCTTGCCTTGAGGGATTGCAGTAGCCATGAGTGATTTCGATTGAACATAGGCATATCCAGGCTAGAAAGGTTTGACAACCACTAATATCACCACTGCGACCAGCACGAGCACAGGCAGTTCGTTCAGCCAGCGGTAAAAAACATGTCCGTGGCGGTTGCGGTCGTGCTTGAAGTCGAACAGCAGCTTGCCGCAATACAGGTGGTAAGCAATCAGCAGGGCGACCAATGTGAGCTTTGCGTGCAGCCAGCCGCCTGAAAAACCGTAACCATGCCACAGCCAGAGGCCAAATATGATGGTGAGTAGCGCGCCAGGCGTCATGATGCCGAAAAACAGCTTGCGCTCCATGATTTTGAAGCGCTCGCTGCCGACATGGTCCTCAGTCTGGGCATGATAGACGAACAGGCGCGGCAGATAGAACAAGCCAGCGAACCAGGTCACCATGAACACGATATGCCAAGCCTTGATCCAAAGCATGTCAACCCGCCTTACCTAAGTGTTGGTCAAGCAATTTGCGCAGGGCGCTGAAATCCAGCTCGCCGATCAATTTTTGAATGATGCGGCCTTGCTTGTCGATGATGAAAGAAGTCGGCGTGACACGGACATCGTTGAATTGCATAGCCGCATCACCGCTGCTGTCATGGCTGACGGGAAAGGGGAGGGCGTTATTGTGCGAGTAATTGATGACCTGCTGGATACCATCGTAAGACATGGCCACTGCAATCACTTCGAAACCCTTGTCCTTGTATTCATTGTAGGTCTGGATCAACCCAGGCATTTCCGCGATGCAGCCAGGGCAGTCGGTTGCCCAGAAGTTCACCAGCACCAGCTTGCCTTGCTGGGAAGACAAGGGAATGGTCTTGCCTTCCAGCGTGACGAAGGTGATGTCAGGCGCTTGCGGCTTTTGTGTCAGGGAAAAGCCAAGAAATGCAAGCAAGCCGACAATGGCCAAAGGGATCAGGACTTTGCGTAATTTCTGTGACATGGTGAAGACAGTCATTCCAACATCAACGTATCTAGAATGTCATTGTGGTGCTTTTCACTGGATTTGTCATCCGAAATGCGCCGGAAGATTTTGTATGCTAACAATTATCATTCTCTTGAAAGCCGCGCCAGCACTGCATTTGCGTTTATTTCTGTATCTATCGCCATGATATAATTGTGTCTTTGGCTTCCATTCCCAGCATGACACCCCGCCTACGCGAAATCCCCTACAACTACACTTCCTTTTCCGACCGGGAAATCGTCATCCGCTTCCTGGGTGAGGATATCTGGAACGTACTGAATGAACTGCGATCCGAGCGCAAGACTGGCCGTTCGGCGCGCATGTTGTTCGAGGTGCTGGGAGATCTGTGGGTGGTGTCGCGCAACCCTTATTTACAGGATGACCTGCTCGCCAACAAAAAACGGCGCAAGGCATTAATTGATGCGCTGGCACACCGCATCAAGGCGATCGACGAACGCAGCGCGGGCAATACCAAGGTAATCAAGCTGGTGGCGGCCGCACGCAAGGCGGTGGATGCATTTGCGCAGGAATTCGAGGATATAGAAGCGCTGCGCAAGCGCGCATTGAGCAGGCTGTCGCGCCATACGCGCAAGGATAATATCCGCTTTGATGGCTTGTCGCGCGTTTCCCATGTGACGGATGCGACCGACTGGCGCGTGGAATATCCGTTCGTCGTCATCACGCCGGACACCGAACAGGAAATCGCGGCACTGGTGCGCGTCTGCATCGAGCTCGGCCTGACCATCATCCCGCGTGGCGGTGGCACTGGTTACACTGGTGGCGCCGTGCCGCTCACCAAGCTTTCCGCAGTCATCAATACCGAAAAGCTCGACCAATATTCCGCGGTCAGTTACACCCAGTTGCCGGGTGTGGTGGAAAAGGTGCCGGTGATCCATTGCGGCGCAGGCGTGGTGACGCGTCGCGTGATGGAGGCAGCCAGCGCCGCTGGACTGGAGTTCGCCGTCGACCCGACCTCCGCCGATGCCTCGTGCATAGGCGGCAATATCGCGATGAATGCGGGCGGCAAGAAGGCTGTGCTCTGGGGCACGGCACTCGATAACCTGGTGTCCTGGCGCATGGTGACGCCGGATGCGCAATGGCTGTTCATCGAGCGCCTGGACCACAACCTCGGCAAGATCCACGACGTGGAAATCGCGCGGTTCCGTATCACGCGTTATGAAGAGGACGGACAGACCATCATCGGGGAGCCGGAATTGCTCGACATTCCTGGCCCCAGCTTCCGTACCGTGGGCCTTGGCAAGGACGTAACGGACAAGTTCCTTTCCGGCTTGCCCGGCATCCAGAAGGAGGGCTGTGATGGCCTGATTACCTCGGCGACCTTCATCCTGCATCGCATGCCCAAGCATGTGCGTACCGTGTGCCTGGAGTTTTTCGGCCATGTCGCGCTTGCAGTGCCTTCCATTGTGGAAATCAAGGATTACCTCGACGCACACCCCAATACCATCCTTGCCGGGCTGGAGCACCTGGACGAGCGCTATCTGCGAGCGGTCGGCTACGCCACCAAGGCGAACCGCAGCGAGCGGCCCAAGATGGTGCTCATCGCCGACATCGCGAGCGACGACGAGGCCGGCGTGGGCGAAGCGGCTTCGCAGGTAGTGCGCCTGGCCAACGCGCGCGGCGGCGAGGGTTTCATTGCGGTGTCGAGCGAGGCGCGCAAGAAATTCTGGCTCGATCGTGCGCGCACCGCCGCGATCGCCAAGCACACCAATGCCTTCAAGATCAACGAGGATGTGGTCATCCCATTGCCGCGCCTGGGCGATTATTCCGATGGTATCGAGCGCATCAACATCGAGTTGTCGATCAAGAACAAACTCAAATTGCTGGATGCCTTGCAAGTCTTTATGGAAGGCGATCTGCCCCTGTATGAGGACGACGAGACCCAGGCGGATCCTGACAGCGTTGCCGCCAAGCGCCAGATGGCGCTGGAGTTGATTGCCGCCACGCGTCAGCATTGGCAGACGGTGCTGGACAACCTTGATGGCGCGATTTCGCTGCTCGGGCCGGATTTCAGCGACCTTGCCGTAGAGAACATCTTCCGTGCCGTGCAGGAGCACCAAGTGCGCATCTCCTGGAAGCGGGATGTCAAGAAGGAACTGCATCGCATCTTTACCGGGCGCGAGTACCGCCGCATTCTGGAACGCTGCGACGAGATACACAAGCAAGTCCTCAAGGGCCGCGTCTTCGTCGCGCTGCACATGCATGCAGGCGATGGCAACGTGCATACCAACATTCCGGTCAATTCCGACGATTACGAAATGATGCAGACTGCGCACGAAGCCGTGGCGCGCATCATGAAGCTGGCGACCGGCCTGGGCGGTGTGATCTCGGGCGAGCACGGCATCGGCATCACCAAGATGGAGTTCCTAGACGACAAGACTGTGGCGAAATTCGCCGATTACAAGGCCAAGGTCGACCCGGAAGGCCGCTTCAACAAGGGCAAGCTTATGGCGGGCTCCGGCCTGCATTCGGCCTATACGCCTTCGTTCGGCCTGCTGGAGCAGGAGTCCATCATCATGGAGCAATCGGCGATCGGCGAGATCGCCGATTCCATCAGTGACTGCCTACGCTGCGGCAAGTGCAAGCCGGTGTGCACCACGCACGTGCCGCGCGCCAATCTCTTGTACAGCCCGCGCAACAAGATACTCGGCACCTCGCTGCTGATCGAGGCTTTCCTCTACGAGGAGCAGACCCGGCGTGGCATCTCGCTCAGGCATTTCGACGAGTTCAATGATGTGTCCGACCATTGCACCGTCTGTCATCGCTGCGAGAAGCCTTGCCCGGTTGATATCGACTTTGGCGATGTTTCGATTGCCATGCGCAACTTCCTGCGCGAACAGGGCAAGAAGCATTTCAATCCTGGCACTACGGTGGCGATGACTTTCCTGAACATGAAGGATCCCGCCACCATCCGCGCCATGCGCGCCGCCATGGTCGGTTTCGGCTACAAGGCACAACGTATCGCGCATCGCCTGTTCAAGCGGCTGGGCGTATTGAATGCTACCAAGAGGGCGCCGCCGCAGACGCTGGGTAAGCCAGCGATCAAGGCGCAGGTGATCCACTTCCTCAACCGCCCGATGCCAAAAACAATGCCAACCAAGACCTCCCGCGCCTTGCTCGGCATTGAGGACGACACTATCGTGCCAGTCATCCGCAACCCGCAGAAAACCACTGAGGATTCGGATGCCGTGTTCTACTTCCCCGGTTGCGGCTCGGAGCGCCTGTTCTCCACCGTGGGGCTGGCGACGCAAGCCATGCTCTACGAGGCTGGCGCGATTACCGTGTTACCGCCCGGCTACCTCTGCTGCGGCTATCCGCAGACCTCGAGCGGCAACCACGACAAGGGTCAGCAGATCACGGCGGACAACCGCGTGCAGTTCCACCGCGTCGCGAACACCTTGAACTACCTCGACATCAAGACTGTGATCGTTTCGTGCGGCACCTGCATGGATCAGTTGCAGAAGTACGAGTTCGAGCGCATTTTCCCGGGGGCACGTTTGCTGGATATCCACGAATATCTGATGGAAAAGAACTTCAGGATCGAGGGCATCACCGGCACGCGCTACATGTACCACGACCCTTGCCATACGCCGATGAAGACCTACGCACCGATGAAAGTAACGCAAGCGCTGGTTGGAAAGAATGAAGTGGAGCTTAACGACCGCTGCTGCGGCGAATCCGGCACCTTCGCCGTCGCGCGCCCCGATATCGCGACCCAGGTGAAAATGCGAAAGCAGGAAGAACTGGAAAAAGGCATGGTGAAAATGGGCCTGACCCCGGGCCGTCCCGAACAGGACGTGAAAATCCTTACCTCCTGCCCGTCCTGCCTGCAAGGCTTGTCACGCTATGGCGAGGATACCGGCATCGAAGCCGACTACATCGTCGTCGAAATGGCCAAGCACCTGCTGGGCGAGAACTGGATGCAGGATTATGTGCAGAAGGCCAACAACGGCGGCATAGAGAAAGTGTTGCTGTAACTATGTTGTAGAGATGCATAAAAAATAGAATTTCTCCGGTCTTGATTTTGATTCTCCATTGGAAAGAGAGCTCGTAGGGCGCACTCGCTTGCTGTGCGCCGTATGTTAAGAGTATAAAAATACGGCGTACTTGCCTTACGGCGAGTACGCCCTACGCGGGGTAATTTTTGGTCAACATCCAGAAACACTACAGTTGGAGATACATCCGCTCATAAGCAATTCAATAAGTGTAATAATTAAGAAATAATAATATTGATTAATTAAGTAAATACCTTCATTTTGATTGAATTAAAGAAATTACCGCATTCCAAATTTCTGGCGGCAATAGAATACTTAAAGCGAAAGTATAATAGGAGACAGATTGTCCCCTATTGTCTGGGTATTTTCACCATCCACCGCGCCACCAATTTTTACAAGCAGATAGAAAAAACATCAAAACAACTAATAAGACATACTTAATTAGCTTCATCGTAAACTCCTATTTATTTGAATTAATCACTGCAAGTACAGCATTCCAAACTTCTGGTGGTAGCAAAACACTTAATGCAAATGGTGTAGCTAATCCTACATTGGTGATATTGGTTGCATTACCTATTGCACCAATTACCGTTTTATCTAAATTTTTACCATTACCCAACTCTTCATACCAGATTACGCTGTTCAAGGTATCATGCGTTCCTGCATAAGCCTCGGCTAGTTTGTCCCAAAAAGATCCCGCAGGAACAATAGGGGAAAGACCACGTTTATTTTCTAGGAGATGCCTTAAAAGGCCTACCAGCTTTACCTCGTAATACTCGTCTCTTCAATGCCTCTGAAATCTGATCTGCAAAACCCGTGTCTCCCAACACATAATTACCATTAGTGGCCTGTCGTATTTCATCCACTAGCTTCGGTTCAAGCTCATGCCGAAATAGCTCTCGATAAGCCGCTTGCCTTGCTTCATCATCCAGCCCCAAGCTTTTATATACAGCATGTGATGAAACCAGATGACTAGATTCACCTTGTGCATTAGTTCGATAGCTACTCCACCTATAGTCCGCAGGGTGCTCAACCATATTCGCTCGTACAGGGTTAAGCTCTATGTAACGCTGGCAAGTGAGAAGATAGGTTTCTGCCTGGGTCGGGCAAGACTTGTAGCGTCCTTCCCACAAGGTGCCACTGCGCGTATAGGTACGGTTAATGTATTGCACATAACGTTGCCCCAGTGCTTTCATCATCCCGCTTATGGCTTCTGTTTTAACTGATGAAACTAAAAGATGTACATGATTTGTCATCAACACATAAGCATGTATTTGGCAGCCTGTTTCATTTGCATAGTCTTTCAACCAATCCAGATACTTGATGTAATCTTCATCTGCATAAAAACACACAGATCGGTTATTCCCTCGCTGGATAATGTGTTGCGGAAAATTAGGCAAAATAATTCGAGGGCGGCGGGGCATATTAAACCTTATAAGAGATTGGCCTAAATACTACTATTAATCGTGGTCTGTCCCCTATTATTCTTGCAATCAATAGAGTCTGTGAACCTATTGATTTTGAGAATTTATGGTGCGCCGCAAAGAGGCCTGGCCTTCATATATTCGCTGGAGCAATTTCCCATGTAACGATATCCACTTCGAATCAAGCAACGTTGAAATGCATGCTCTTGTCGCATACGAGCAGCTTCATCGGTCTCATCAGGAAACTGCTGTTTGACTTTCCATGAGAAAGTACCATTTTCACTCCCCTCACATGCCGCCCAATCATTAAGTCGACTTTCTTCTGTCATTCCCTCCTTTTCCCAATAATCAATATAAGGTTTGACGGGCTCACGGAATGGATTGCCATTCATCCAATGTCCTCCGATCCCACACCCTGTCTGCGTAAGGCTAAGAAATAATAAAAAATAGACGGATGTACGCATTTTTATTTTGCACCTTTCAATCAATAAAGTCTGATAAGACTATTGACTTAGAATTTATGGTGCACCGCAAAGAGGCTGAGATTTCATATACTCACTGGAACAGTTGCCAGTGTAGCGATATCCAGTGCGTAGCATGCAACGTTCAAAGTCGTGTTCCAGCCGAGCACGGAATACATCGCTGCTTTCTTCCGGAAGTCGTTTTTTTCTGTCAAGTGCGAAACTACCGTTGGGTAGCCCTCCGCATGCCACCCAGTTATTCAAACGACTTTCCTCCGTCATTTCTTCCTTCGTCCAATAGGAGATATAGGGTTTGATGTCGGGTTTGTAGAAAGGATCACCATTCATCCAATACCCACCGATCCCGCAGCCTGTCTGCGTAAAACTAAGAACTAATAAAAAATAGACTGATTTACGCATTTTTATTTGTATCTTCTAATAAAATTGATATTGCTTGCTAGATCTTGGAAGGTAGCAGTCATGACATCGCAAATGGCCTTGATACTACTGGATGCTGTTGATTGCTATCAGCGTTTCTTTTTTAGTCAAGTCTAAAGACACCTTTCATCGCAATACTCCAGATAGGTATAACCTTTATCGCGCATGCAATCGGCCCACTTTTTAGTGAGTCTTGCCTCCGCCATGACATTATTAAAATCTTCAGGTTGTTTGGCCGATTGGATTTCATGCGGAAGAAAATTTACACTTTCATTTCCTTTTGCACCACAAGCCGCAATATCCATTCGACGGCTTTCCTTTGTCATATTATCCTTGATCCAATGAGCACCATAAGGCTTAGGATTTTTCAATCTGTCGTAGGCAACTTTATCGCAGTAAGCTGCGGGTGTTTGTGGTCCACAAATTTGACCATTACCAATCGTACAGCCAATCAATAAACAGCTAACACATATGGCGAACAATAGCGTTATCATTACTCTCACTTTGCACTCCTCAATAAAATAGAAATAGAAATAGCTTGCCAGACTTCTGGCGGTAACAGCTCAGACATTGCAAAAGGGGCTGAAAGTGCGATGGCTCCTGTTGCACTCCATGTGTTGTGGGCTTTAATTAATGCATTTGATCTGCCACGTGTCGCATTCCCTTGCTCGTCATATAATCCCGTGATCTGCCCTCCGATAAAATCGTGTGAGCCGCCAAAAGACTCAATGAGTTGATCTTGCCAACTTCCGGCTTTATAGGGTATGTCAGACAAAGTGCCTATGTAGTCTTGAATCCCTTCCAGGCAGGGGTTTTCACAAACATGCCTCCTGGTTATGGTGCGCCACAAGCTGGCATAGACTTCATGTATTCATTGCTACAATGTCCGATATAACGATAGCCTTTCCGAATCAGGCATCGTTGATGTTTCGCACTTTGTCGCTTATAGGCTTTTAGAACATCCTCCTCTTCAGCGGAGTCCTTTGGATCCATTGAAAAATTTCCGCTCTTATCTCCACCACATGCCTGCCAGTCAGCCAAGCGAGTTTCTGCAGAGGTTTCAGGTCTCTCCCAATTTTCTATCCGAGGTTTTGAAGGAGGAGGGGGTGATAGAGGAACAAAGCACCCCCAACAAAAGCACCCGGAAAGGCTAGTTGTTAATCCTAGTGCGACACATAATCTGGTTATTCTCATTTAGCGCCTTTCAATAAAATGGAAATAGCAGTCCAAACTTCAGGAGGCAACAGCTCCGCCATGGCAAATGGAGTGGATGGTAAAATTGCCAATTCGGATACTCGATCCCGAATGAATCGTTCTGTGCTCTCCATTCCACGTTTTGTATTTCCTTGTTCGTCATACAAGCCCGTGATCTGCCCTCCGATATAGTCATGGGTTCCACCGAAGGCCTCTATCAATTTATCTTGCCAGCTACCCGGCTGATATTCATGACCAAATAATGTTCCTAACCACCCTTGAATGCCGCCTGTTGCACCAGCAGCCTTTTGTCCTTCAGGGGACTTGAGGAATTCGGCTAGTGATATATTGTTGTCTGGGTGCCATTGCACCATGCCATCTTTTAGAACAAGTACATTATTTCCATTTTCATCTTTTCGAGTTACGCATCGTGCATTATCTGGGCCACAGATATTATCCAAATCAACCCTGGTTCCTCCGCCTTTTATACCGTCGCCGCGAACGCCTTCGCTTTCGCCTGATGTGTTGTTGAGCACCGTGTTGCCATCGGTGATTCCTTTAAACAGGCTTGAGTTTGCGATGGTGATTTCTCTCATTTTTTCTGCTGCAGTAGATAAAGCTTCCTTGCCAAGCACTGTATCCAATTGTCCGGTGACGGCCCCAATCAGTACATTCATAACCTGCTCTTGCAGTCGCAAATCTTTGAGTTGCGACTGAATGATTGATTTTTCCTCAGGCGTTACTGCTTCTTTAAGTTGTTGCTGTAATGCTCGACGTTTTTCCTGAACATACTGGCCTACAGCATAATGGGCCTGCTGTCCAAACGCCTCCGTAATCTGCACCTGCGCCTGAATCTCCTTGGCTACCTTCTCCGCATCGAAGATAGGCGCAATGGTATTAGCCGTACTGTTACCTTGGCTATCCACCGCATTGCCCTGCTCATCCACATGCACGTCGCGGTTGAGTAGGGCGACTGTGGTGGCGGCATCCGTGCCGGACTTTGTCTGCTGTTCTGCGTCATTTGTAATATCGACTGTACCGCCACTGATCGCGCTGACTGTAGTACTGCTGGCTTGACCGGTATCCGAGCCCATGCCCGCCCCGGATAGCTGCGGCAACCCAGCCTGGATACCACCGCCTATCGTCGCCGATGTCGCCTTGGCATCATACTCTGCTTGGTTCTTGATATCTGAGACGGTGAGCGTTCCCGTGGAGAGGTTGTTCCTGTTTTCCGCAATCGCGGTTCCAGTAGATGCGATCACCGCACCTTTAAGATCGGTATTCCCCTTGACGTTGATCTGGAACCCGCCATCGCCTGAATAGATGCCTGCCTGTTCGTTGACAGAGGCATAGTCGCTCTTAATCTTGGTATTGGACGAACTGAACGAACCGCCTGCCATGCCAGCCCCAATCGGCATGCTGACGCTGATACCAGTGCTTTTCTGCTTGCTGTCGTAAGTGCTGATGTCCTGCAAGCTCTGGATATTGAGGTTGCCTTTGCCTGTAGTGCCCACATCGGCCACTACTTGATCCCCCCTGACTTGCGAACCGATGATGTTGGTATCTGTACCGCTTTCCAGCGTGACCTTGTTGCCAGCCTCAACTACGCTCTCAGTCCAGGTGATATCTGTGCCATTGGCCTTGCCTTTACCCTGTGATGCGCTGGCGGTGACGGCAAGCCCGTTGGAACCGATGCTGATGCCGACACTAGCGCTGCTGTTTTTATTCTTGTTGTTCAGTGTTTCCGTGTTCTGCGCAGCGATTAGGTTTACTTTATCATCCGCCTTTAAGCTCACATCCCCATCCGCCTTGATTGTACTGCCGATGACGTTGATATCCGACTGCTCCCCAGCCCCCGTCGCCGTGATGTTGACATCACCGCCCGCCATCACCGTGCTGCCTTGGGCTGTGCTGCTGGTTTGCGTGGAGGTGCTACTGCTCTTTGAAGTACCAATACTGAGCGACAGATTCACTCCGCCTGCCTGATTGGCGGCATTGGTGACGCTATTGCTTGTCGGTGCTGCGGACAATGCCTGCTGGGTGGAATCGAAAGCGTTCTTGGCAGCCAATGCCGTGGTGCCTGCTGCCAATGCCTGCATGCGGACACCGGAAGTATTGCTGGCGGCCTGCTTCATCTGCTCTGCGGTCTGGATCGCCGAGATGACCGGGCTGGTGATCGCCAGCGTCAGGCCGCTCTGCTTGAACTTCGTCTCGGTGGTCTGGGTGGAGGTGTTGTTGCCTGCGGTGATGTTGACCTGTTGGGCGCTGATCTCAATATCGCCTTGTGGCGCGAGCACATCGCTGGCGATTTGCGTGTAGGTGTTGCCTGCCTGGATGGTGACATCGCCTTCGACGCTGCCCACGGTGCTGCCGGTCTGGGTGATGGTGGTGCCGGTTTGCTTTTGGCTCAGGTTGCTGGTGCCGTAGCCGATGCTGGAGCCGCTGGCGGAGAAGCCTGATTTCTTGGTGGTTTTCTGGTTGAAGGTGTAGCTGGTGTTGTCAGCCGTATTGAGGTTGATATCGCCGCTGGCATTGAGAGAAGTGGCGTTGGTGGAGACGACATGACTGCCGGTGATGTTGATATTGCCCGTATCCGCGGATGCGATTCCGGCAGGTGTGCCGGCTTGCAGGCTGATGGTGTCTGCACTCAGGGTGCTGCCGATGGCCTCGGTGGATTCTGCGATGGTGCGGTAGGTCCTGGTCGTGCTGCTTAGCCCGCTGCTGCGCTTGGTCTTGCGGGCAAGATCGAAGTTGCTGCCAGCTTCGCCTGAGGTGATGGTGATGTCCCCTGATGCGGCGATGCCGAGGTTGCCGTTTTCGCTGTTGAGGTTGCCTGCCTTGATGCTGATGTCGCTACCAGCTTGCAGGGAGATATTGCCGCTGGTGTGGATATTGGTGCCGATGTCTTGGATTGAGCCGTAGCTGACGCGATTCTTGGCGTTGCGGACGCTATTGTTCTGTTCGGCGACCTGCACCGTGCCCAGGTTGATGTCGTGGCCCGCCTCGAGCGAGGTGGCGCCATGATCGCCGCTGTTGACAATGCTGGCAGCCATGAGGTTGAGATCGTTGCCTGCGCTGGCGACGAGGACGGCATCGGGGTTGCTCACGTATAAACCGGCAACCCTGTCGAGGTTGGTGCGGCTGAAACTGCTGGCGCCTATGGTCTGGGCATGGCTTTGCGTGGTGCTTTCGATGTTGATGTCACTGCCGGCTTCGAGTACCAGTGCATTTCCTGCCATGATGGTGCCACCGATATTGTCGATGTTGCCGGTGGCTTTCAAGACCGTGACATCAGCACTGATGTTGCCGCCCAGGTTCTGGATGTTGTCTGCATTGAGCACGGCCAGGGTGCGCCCAGCCAGGGTGCCGCCATTGGTGATGGTGTCTGTGGCATTGATGTTGATGCTGTTGCCCGCCATGATGCCGGTCGTGGGGTTTAGGTCGCCGTCCTGCAGGCGTACGTATACCTGCGGCACGAGGGCTTTGGCGATAGTGCCGCCGGGCAGGGTGACTTCCTGTTCCACCAGCCAGACGATGTCACTGGTGAGCTGTGCGATTTGCTCCGCTGAAAGCGCGACGCCGGGGATGAGTTGCATTTGGCTGGCCATGGTGAGTCCTGCGTTCATCAGGGCTTGGTATTGGGCTTCGTCGTCGGCGTAGCTTTCCAGGAAGCGCCTGCCGGTCAGTTCGGCAATCTGTTCCCGCACCAGGCGTTGTTCGTAGAAGCCATCGCCCAGACGCTTTTGCGTGATAGCCGGGTCGAACGAGAGTTGCTGCACCATGTAGTCGGAGCTTAGCCACGTGCGGTAATTGGTGAAGCGTGGGTTGGTCTCGATGAGATAGTCTGCCGCTGTATCTGGAAGCGCCTGGAACAATGCGTTGTTGCTGACTGCGCTTGGGTTACCTGCCACCACGGTACCACTGGTTGGGGGCGCGGCATTGCCTTCTAGGCGGGTAGTGGCGAGATTGTAGGTGGTGACGATGTTGCCGGGACTGTGGTTGCCCAAGTAGTCGATGTCGTATTCGTTATCCTTGCCGTCCCAATCGTAATACCAGGCGCCGCCGCTGTGGCGG from Methylobacillus flagellatus KT harbors:
- a CDS encoding hemagglutinin repeat-containing protein, whose protein sequence is MNKHRYRLIYNRARGLMMAVAENTATRRTTLGTHSDAVRESPALALAHIAPLPLTIMLMLGTVIIMPGTAKAEIIADPSAPPSQQPIIDNTANGLPLVNIQTPSTAGVSRNTYSQFDINTHGAILNNSNTNVQTQLGGWIQGNPLLAGGMARVILNEVNSSSPSLLNGFIEIAGSRAQLVIANPAGISCNGCGFINANRATLTTGNPIVNGGNLLGYRVGGGNISFLGNGMDARHADYTDIITRAVEINAGIWAKQLNITTGNNHINIDNHGNPTVISRLTPASSATAPAFAVDVAALGGMYAGKIHLIGTEAGLGVRNAGSIGASVGEIVVTADGRIVNTGTLAAHTNLDIATNQDLQNAGTINANARVSLNAGDIDNTGEISSASTILLSQATLTNRGTIDGDNTHINAGRLDNIGHGSIFGDHLSIQAGEINNLAESVNGTTTAAIMAGRTRLDIATSTLLNSDNAMLFSGGDIAIGGILDAAGIATGHAASIINRDATIEALGNMVINANGLQNLNTGLQVGRTAETTAGYDKFTPAGQGVVWDSADYPGAQIGNVHVVWRSAGPYTFREYTRYQGTLYTSHTEVIASTPGRILAEGNMQITGNLLNSDSQIIAGEVLDISGATVQNVNTEGQTIARHSGGAWYYDWDGKDNEYDIDYLGNHSPGNIVTTYNLATTRLEGNAAPPTSGTVVAGNPSAVSNNALFQALPDTAADYLIETNPRFTNYRTWLSSDYMVQQLSFDPAITQKRLGDGFYEQRLVREQIAELTGRRFLESYADDEAQYQALMNAGLTMASQMQLIPGVALSAEQIAQLTSDIVWLVEQEVTLPGGTIAKALVPQVYVRLQDGDLNPTTGIMAGNSININATDTITNGGTLAGRTLAVLNADNIQNLGGNISADVTVLKATGNIDNIGGTIMAGNALVLEAGSDINIESTTQSHAQTIGASSFSRTNLDRVAGLYVSNPDAVLVASAGNDLNLMAASIVNSGDHGATSLEAGHDINLGTVQVAEQNNSVRNAKNRVSYGSIQDIGTNIHTSGNISLQAGSDISIKAGNLNSENGNLGIAASGDITITSGEAGSNFDLARKTKRSSGLSSTTRTYRTIAESTEAIGSTLSADTISLQAGTPAGIASADTGNINITGSHVVSTNATSLNASGDINLNTADNTSYTFNQKTTKKSGFSASGSSIGYGTSNLSQKQTGTTITQTGSTVGSVEGDVTIQAGNTYTQIASDVLAPQGDIEISAQQVNITAGNNTSTQTTETKFKQSGLTLAITSPVISAIQTAEQMKQAASNTSGVRMQALAAGTTALAAKNAFDSTQQALSAAPTSNSVTNAANQAGGVNLSLSIGTSKSSSTSTQTSSTAQGSTVMAGGDVNITATGAGEQSDINVIGSTIKADGDVSLKADDKVNLIAAQNTETLNNKNKNSSASVGISIGSNGLAVTASASQGKGKANGTDITWTESVVEAGNKVTLESGTDTNIIGSQVRGDQVVADVGTTGKGNLNIQSLQDISTYDSKQKSTGISVSMPIGAGMAGGSFSSSNTKIKSDYASVNEQAGIYSGDGGFQINVKGNTDLKGAVIASTGTAIAENRNNLSTGTLTVSDIKNQAEYDAKATSATIGGGIQAGLPQLSGAGMGSDTGQASSTTVSAISGGTVDITNDAEQQTKSGTDAATTVALLNRDVHVDEQGNAVDSQGNSTANTIAPIFDAEKVAKEIQAQVQITEAFGQQAHYAVGQYVQEKRRALQQQLKEAVTPEEKSIIQSQLKDLRLQEQVMNVLIGAVTGQLDTVLGKEALSTAAEKMREITIANSSLFKGITDGNTVLNNTSGESEGVRGDGIKGGGTRVDLDNICGPDNARCVTRKDENGNNVLVLKDGMVQWHPDNNISLAEFLKSPEGQKAAGATGGIQGWLGTLFGHEYQPGSWQDKLIEAFGGTHDYIGGQITGLYDEQGNTKRGMESTERFIRDRVSELAILPSTPFAMAELLPPEVWTAISILLKGAK